A portion of the Mytilus galloprovincialis chromosome 12, xbMytGall1.hap1.1, whole genome shotgun sequence genome contains these proteins:
- the LOC143053583 gene encoding uncharacterized protein LOC143053583: MVISNEGFRLTISQFERMYKACLERRKTKEQWIINLRYPDKLSKEYLEYLENCTDCNTDDLRCIDQKENYLYENLVQIVGTELHIRKRQRLFIIQDGLINTTGPSECTQISSGSLAEGLNLPGSDLDIMNVMNYKKVIPNVKDISKQTNNTNNAQFYVMETDFVHPGFSRLLPVEIRNGAYVTDTCYNCPSGSCDKGYLSSKRFLDHVMRMYSNMNACVHGPCISDEDQTLDLAFCMRSNLIPSNAIPWESRHRCQWPPNLVINRIINYGCLFVPIGPKILSNNESLWRVSFSVAEQILVHSFNFTQFLCYGLLKLTLKRIINTIDEVKDLVCSYFLKTALFWVSEEVDIETFHLSKTYYCFSLCLKKIISWVNTCNCPNYFIPEHNMFLGKIDKSNNTILLSVLESILCGGIDGLLHNLFPLDNTYNGVVSATSKSPFLLHVLLNVLLFRHVPYTKDMTTNVNTYHIQKLCHALCQRIMRGDTVSGWLLYASFYYVTRQFKVALKITDYALSNWSTFLMMTNTRIPNNIYRNKHFPMTLQERVINFHYGQRSPLIPEELQLEVEFSDMEILPNIMCHCLTFLCYHHLGELSNRRHALRGFYLAMKNNKIRSVNTLSNAITILGVCFEISGDKDMAYQCYDEALQCDEYVCPSAETRISKLFEI, from the exons ATGGTGATCTCAAATGAAGGTTTTAGACTAACTATTAGTCAATTTGAACGAATGTATAAAGCTTGTTTAGAACGAAGGAAAACAAAAGAACAGTGGATAATAAACCTTAGATATCCTGACAAATTATCTAAGGAATATCTGGAATACTTAGAGAACTGTACAGACTGTAATACag ACGATTTACGTTGTATTGACCAGAAGGAGAATTACTTATACGAAAACTTAGTACAAATAGTTGGTACAGAACTACACATACGAAAGAGACAACGGCTATTCATAATACAAGATGGGCTCATCAATACAACAGGTCCGAGTGAATGTACACAGATATCCAGTGGGAGTTTAGCAGAAGGGCTTAATTTACCCGGCAGTGACCTAGATATAATGAACGTTATGAATTACAAGAAAGTAATACCGAATGTAAAAGAcatatcaaaacaaacaaataacacgAATAATGCTCAATTTTATGTTATGGAAACAGATTTTGTGCATCCAGGATTCTCTAGGCTCCTACCAGTAGAAATACGTAATGGAGCATATGTAACTGACACATGTTATAATTGTCCATCTGGTTCTTGTGATAAAGGTTATCTATCTTCAAAACGCTTTCTTGATCATGTCATGAGAATGTATTCCAATATGAATGCGTGTGTACACGGCCCATGCATTTCAGACGAAGATCAGACACTTGATTTGGCATTTTGCATGAGAAGTAATTTGATACCTTCTAACGCAATTCCATGGGAATCGCGTCATCGATGCCAATGGCCTCCTAATCTTGTTATCAACAGGATCATAAATTATGGATGCTTGTTCGTACCTATAGGACCTAAGATTTTATCAAATAATGAATCATTATGGAGAGTGTCTTTCTCTGTAGCAGAACAAATACTTGTACATTCGTTTAATTTCACTCAATTTTTATGTTACGGTCTTCTCAAACTAACATTAAAGCGTATCATTAATACAATCGATGAAGTAAAAGATTTAGTGTGCTCCTACTTTTTAAAGACAGCTTTATTCTGGGTTTCGGAGGAAGTTGATATTGAAACATTCCATTTATCTAAaacatattattgtttttctctctgtctgaaaaaaataatatcatgGGTTAACACGTGTAACTGTCCAAATTATTTTATACCTGAACATAACATGTTCCTAGGAAAGATCGATAAGAGTAACAATACGATACTTCTAAGTGTTCTTGAGAGTATACTGTGTGGAGGGATCGATGGATTATTACATAATTTGTTTCCGCTTGACAATACATATAACGGTGTAGTGTCTGCAACGAGTAAATCTCCGTTCCTTCTTCATGTTCTTCTCAACGTTTTACTTTTCAGACATGTGCCTTACACGAAAGACATGACGACAAATGTTAACACGTACCACATACAAAAACTGTGTCATGCACTTTGCCAACGTATCATGAGGGGAGATACTGTATCGGGTTGGTTGTTATACGCGTCGTTTTATTATGTAACAAGACAGTTCAAAGTAGCACTCAAAATAACGGATTATGCTCTATCAAATTGGTCAACTTTTTTGATGATGACAAACACTAGAATACCCAATAAcatatacagaaacaaacattTCCCAATGACATTGCAAGAGAGGGTGATAAATTTTCATTACGGACAACGCTCACCATTAATACCAGAAGAACTACAACTTGAGGTAGAGTTCAGTGATATGGAGATTCTACCAAATATAATGTGTCACTGTCTTACATTTCTATGCTATCATCATCTTGGTGAATTATCCAACAGACGACACGCATTAAGGGGTTTTTATTTagcaatgaaaaataataaaattcggTCAGTAAATACATTGTCTAATGCAATAACAATACTTGGAGTATGTTTTGAAATATCCGGTGATAAAGACATGGCCTATCAGTGTTATGATGAAGCTTTGCAATGTGATGAGTATGTATGTCCTTCAGCAGAAACACGGATATCAAAACTTTTTGAGATTTAA